In the Oncorhynchus gorbuscha isolate QuinsamMale2020 ecotype Even-year linkage group LG05, OgorEven_v1.0, whole genome shotgun sequence genome, one interval contains:
- the LOC124035903 gene encoding gamma-butyrobetaine dioxygenase-like encodes MWTTTIARCTLPTMLKRSSVLACHTLRAGGRPGWAAAISSSPSLHLTWRQLRGHGTQAPSPLPSNALGDSPGVRQVRALEQERLLEVEWEGSGQSLYPYTWLRDNCQCPLCTLQSAQARSLLLSQLDIHTGVDRVQVTDNNKVSIVWPDQHTSEFDPEWLRKRCFSPAARQALQEELFLNERTYWDSELRIPTANFEEVLHDDKAALAWLLALRRVGIVYLKGAPVEQGQVARLSQRIGYLRLTFYGHTWQVQDKSQANNVAYTSGKLSLHTDYPALHYPPGVQFLHCLSQAGEGGESEAVDGFHMADQLRREDPEAFRTLTSLRVDFTDTGSDYCDFMVQSKNHIIDVDSDGRVVRINYNNATRDSVLDLPLHQVQAFYSSLKAYVQLMMRPENMLSYKMEPGDLVTFDNWRLLHGRKSFQSHPDRMRHLEGAYLDWDEVMSRLRILFKSVHGES; translated from the exons ATGTGGACGACCACTATAGCACGATGTACCCTGCCGACCATGCTCAAGCGAAGCTCTGTCTTGGCTTGCCATACCTTGAGGGCTGGGGGTAGGCCTGGTTGGGCAGCtgccatctcctcatctccttctcttcacCTGACCTGGAGGCAGCTCCGTGGGCACGGGACCCAGGCACCCTCCCCGCTCCCTTCCAACGCCCTGGGGGACAGCCCTGGGGTGAGGCAGGTCCGGGCCCTGGAGCAGGAAAGGCTGCTGGAGGTTGAGTGGGAGGGCAGCGGACAGAGCCTGTACCCATACACATGGCTTAGGGACAACTGTCAATGCCCACTGTGTACCCTGCAGTCAGCCCAGGCTCGCAGCTTGCTGCTCTCCCAGCTGGACATCCACACTGGGGTCGACCGGGTGCAGGTCACTGACAACAACAAG GTGTCCATAGTGTGGCCGGACCAGCACACCAGCGAGTTTGACCCAGAATGGCTGAGGAAACGGTGCTTCTCTCCTGCTGCCAGACAAGCTCTACAAGAGGAGCTCTTCCTAAACG AGCGTACGTACTGGGACTCAGAGCTGCGGATCCCCACGGCCAACTTCGAGGAGGTTCTCCACGACGACAAGGCCGCCCTGGCCTGGCTGCTGGCTCTACGCCGCGTGGGCATTGTCTACCTGAAGGGGGCGCCGGTGGAGCAGGGTCAGGTGGCCCGACTCAGCCAGAGGATCGGATACCTCCGACTGACGTTCTATGG GCACACGTGGCAGGTGCAGGACAAATCCCAGGCTAACAACGTGGCCTACACCTCTGGCAAACTCAGTCTCCACACTGACTATCCAGCACTGCACTACCCACCTGGA GTGCAGTTCCTGCATTGCCTGAGCCAGGCTGGCGAGGGCGGGGAGAGTGAAGCGGTGGACGGCTTCCACATGGCAGATCAACTGAGGAGAGAAGACCCTGAGGCCTTCAGGACCCTCACCTCCCTGCGGGTGGACTTCACCGACACAGGGTCCGACTACTGCGACTTCATGGTGCAGTCCAAGAACCACATCATAGA tgttgacagtgatgGGCGGGTGGTCCGGATCAATTACAATAATGCCACCAGGGACTCTGTGCTGGACCTCCCCCTGCACCAGGTCCAGGCCTTCTACAGCTCCCTCAAGGCCTACGTCCAGCTGATGATGCGACCAGAAAACATGCTCAGCTACAAGATGGAGCCTG GCGACCTGGTCACTTTTGACAACTGGCGCCTGCTCCATGGGCGGAAGAGCTTTCAGAGCCACCCAGACCGGatgagacacctggagggagcCTACCTGGACTGGGACGAAGTCATGTCTCGCCTGCGGATACTCTTCAAGTCTGTCCACGGAGAGAGCTAG
- the LOC124035104 gene encoding fin bud initiation factor-like, which translates to MAFLHLLAIGMFSLPFSGAFFNGPLYPEMSNGTFHHYFVPDGDYENNDDPEKCQMLFKMTDDRKCGLDEDHDSVIRDDFTIIKRHIEDSARVLEGIGKSISFDLDGEDSYGKYLRRETTQIGEAFTNSEKSLLELEVKFKQSQENELKEEHRINDDFLNMVVHTRDVLKETLYISVGLKDKHELLSLIIRSHGTRLSRLKNEYMKVKLG; encoded by the coding sequence ATGGCTTTTCTACACTTACTCGCTATCGGGATGTTTTCATTACCGTTTAGCGGTGCTTTTTTTAACGGACCTCTGTATCCCGAGATGTCTAACGGCACGTTCCATCACTACTTTGTGCCAGACGGCGACTATGAGAATAACGATGATCCGGAAAAATGTCAAATGCTTTTTAAGATGACGGACGACCGAAAATGCGGTCTTGACGAGGACCACGATTCGGTAATCAGAGATGATTTCACGATCATCAAGAGACACATCGAAGACTCGGCCAGGGTGCTAGAGGGGATCGGGAAAAGCATTTCTTTTGATTTGGACGGAGAGGACAGCTATGGAAAATATTTGAGAAGGGAGACGACTCAGATTGGCGAGGCTTTTACAAACTCCGAAAAGTCTCTGTTAGAACTGGAGGTGAAATTCAAACAGAGTCAGGAGAACGAGCTGAAAGAGGAGCACCGCATAAACGACGACTTTCTGAACATGGTTGTCCACACAAGAGACGTACTAAAAGAAACACTGTACATATCGGTGGGGCTGAAGGATAAACACGagcttctctctctcataatTCGAAGTCACGGGACCAGATTGAGCCGATTGAAAAATGAATACATGAAGGTTAAACTTGGGTAA